The Cylindrospermopsis curvispora GIHE-G1 genome contains a region encoding:
- a CDS encoding heterocyst differentiation related protein — MSESMAFVGGVAVAGLAALLLLKGNSNPIQQPNFGISQLPNNIVPSQGQYPSGQGGYGNPQPVAPLDQRLDLEKLKIQVDSLRSDNEQLRLQNQQLQGQINAVSLSQNQMNSLQQQPTRMMATLPSEAEKWWNSPIIWAVGGATLTVGGGIVVAGVLSLFSPRQRPSRTVQVIHPYHGVTPPLGTMRRAEFLPPSHPESRRVETAEYDELH; from the coding sequence ATGAGTGAGAGTATGGCATTTGTTGGTGGGGTAGCTGTTGCTGGTTTAGCAGCTTTGCTATTGCTGAAAGGAAATAGCAATCCCATACAACAACCCAACTTTGGTATTTCACAATTACCCAACAATATTGTGCCTTCCCAGGGACAGTACCCATCTGGACAGGGGGGATATGGTAACCCCCAACCGGTAGCACCTTTAGACCAGCGATTGGACCTAGAAAAGTTAAAAATTCAAGTAGACAGTTTAAGAAGCGACAACGAGCAGTTGCGCTTACAAAACCAACAGCTACAGGGTCAAATTAATGCCGTCAGCTTGAGTCAAAACCAAATGAATTCACTACAACAGCAGCCAACCAGAATGATGGCCACACTGCCTTCTGAAGCGGAAAAATGGTGGAATTCACCCATAATTTGGGCCGTAGGTGGAGCAACCTTAACAGTAGGAGGTGGTATTGTAGTAGCTGGTGTGTTGTCCTTGTTTTCGCCTAGACAACGTCCCTCTCGCACCGTGCAGGTAATTCACCCCTATCACGGAGTAACACCACCCCTGGGAACCATGCGACGGGCGGAATTTTTACCACCCTCTCACCCTGAAAGCAGAAGGGTAGAAACAGCAGAATACGACGAATTACACTAA